TAAAAAGCCGATCTTTGCATTGCACGCACGCCATGGATCGTTCGGCTTTACCCTTCGACCCCGTCACGAGTCTGcttaacaattttcatcaattccattatccttatttttttccatttccagTTCTTTTTTGCCGTACAAATTTATCCCATCAATTTCATGGCCAACCATTCTCTGACAAATCTCCAAAGATACACCTTGCGAGATACGCATCGAAAGAAACGCCTTTCAAAATGTCGACGTCGATTCGTTCGCCTAATCGTCATTGGTTACAGGAATTCGTTCTAACTTCGAATCGTCCTTATGGTCTGGATAACGTTgtctgtaattattttttacacaggCATATTACTCTTCGACGACGGACTCGAACGCAGTCTCGCGTATCTAACGGGACGTCAGCCTGTGGCTAATTCTCTTTTCATTTGTTCGGTATTCAGAATTCGTCGAGTAGATCGTGAGACTTTGATATTTCAGCGAAGAAACTTCTATACGTCATAATTGCTTAGTTTCGTTTTCAACGATGACCTAAGTTTACGGCGTTTGGTTTTTGGatagtaatttttattcgcaaacatccagatttttttcagaacggTTCGATTAGTATTGTcgctttccattttttttttctttatttttttgcttttcttttagTGATATTATTTGATGACGCCGACATTACCTTCTGTTATGTAACAAACAATATGGTCAGATGCGAGCAGTAACGCTTCGAAATCACTCGTGGGACTCATTTTCATTGTATTCGATACCATGTGACGTAAAATCGTCGTGCTGGATTATCGCAACGAATTTCATTTGCCaaaagaattataaattaCGACTGAAAAGTATCGTTGAAAGATAAACGACGATCGCATTAcagtttttccaatttttatactAATTTTAAACCATCTATCGACAgataatattgtattttcaatttatttacaatcgtTAAATTATTTACGATTGCAAATTTACGCTGCAATTAATCgatgttcaatttttcttcatatgcgtaaaagttttttttcaaaagtaacCATAAATTACGTAACAGATGCCGAAGTCTCACCCGTCATGCTTAAAGACATGTTGGAAttcctttgaattttcaagcaCTTGCGCTATGCATGTAATTGGCGTTATACCCATTATTTTACCAAACGTCTTCTTATTTCTAATAcggtataaattaaatatttacgcAACTGGTGTAATGCAAATGAAtcattgtattatattattacctTGTATTCGATGCATTGCATTGTtttctattatacatattatatatatatatataggtacctgTATACCTGTATCTGAGTGAAACCAGTATTATTTTAGATTATTTTGTATGTAACCTGATTTGTATCACCTAGAcaagttttttattcaatttctttttacacGACACTTTCTAAATCGGCATCATCCGGCTTTCAGACAAACCACGATATATACATTATCGGTACTTCTCCGATTGAAATAGTTAGACGAGTATACATTTTGAGATATTATCAATTTATGCATCCGCAATCCTTAGAGAATTCTGTAATCTTTCTAAATTGTAGCTACccgatatgaaaaatatacgtTTCATTTTCTAATCATTCTAATCTCATTAAGCGCCTTGGCATTGTTATTCATCAGTCTTTTGTAACGACGGTCAATATTCTCGAAGCAGCTCATTTTCAAGAATTGGTCTGTGTAAATAAGaaatctactttttttttttttcaatcgtaattcgataaaaattacagATATTGTAATCTGTAGAAGACGCGAAAGTAAAAACCATTCTTTAAATATAACTCGCAGTATTATTCTTGATCATACACGTATGGaattttacagaaatattCTGCAATTACGTAATTTGGGGAAAACCCAGCAATTTATATATAGACATCCAACGTCACGTGTCATTCTTCATTTTGAAGAATGCAACAAACGTTATTCcttgtatgtacaatatttgcttaaatttcatttaacgTTCGACTTCAAATCAACACgataaagaattgattgtagctttGTGGGTTTtctattaaatttcaaaggtATGCGTTGAATTCTCAATTCAATACAATTACCGAAATTACTCgatatttttagcaaaaagaattttcattcgcacaataaaatcaaaacattAAACACCATAGACAGTGAAATACGTTTCGGCTTCAGGAGAATTATTGTgtgcacaaatttttttattctttcatttttatgtacatacatacatacgacaAATATTGACGTGTGGCAAGAACAACATccacttgaaattattttctttatagaCAAATCCATGTAAACATCCGATAATCTTCATGAGGGATGTCGAATTTGAACATCTGCAGTCGCTGCTGGAGTTCATGTACGCAGGAGAGGTAAATATCTCTCAAGCAGAACTGCCCACCTTTCTGCGCACCGCCGAATCTCTTCAGATCCGTGGTCTCACCGACTCTCAGAGTAATCGACACAACAACGAAAAGGTAGTTCATCCCTTACTTTTGTCTCGCTTAATTGTCAAGAATGTTAAGAATCTGTAATAAtcttttaaataattgaaatcggTTTACCCacaaatgaatattcatttttttgtccTTTATTCTGTggttttatttcaacaatcaTTTTATCCGTAGCACTCAAAGACTAATAATATCCATGCGTCGAACGGCCGTGGCCTGATCTCACCGAGCTTGGATGATGAGCGTAGCAAGAGTCCACCGGCAACGAGTCCTCCGCCGTTGAAAAGGCTGTGCAAACGAAGTGATTCACCTCAAAACTCTAGTCCAATACCTACGGTGCCGGCAGGCGCCACTTCCACGCAACGTTCTCGTCCGCCGATCGAACCTCACGTTCAGCTTGATTATAAAGATCTCGATATTGTGGAGGTGTGTTATCTCACTAAGGATGGTTTTATCTCACACTTTTTCAAACCTAAATTATATTCATAGTAGAAGGGATAATTATTAGTACTTTATTCTCAAAAATGAGATAGTTTTATCGAGAAATAACGAATTTTGCCAGTAAATCAGGAAATGCAAAATCGACGTATAATGatggttaattattattgggTTTTTATTGATTCAACTAAAATTTACCAAGGAGATCGAATATTAATAAGGATTTGACATATTCTAACTCCAAATATTGGAATTCAAGTATAGAAGAAATCTTTTGCTTATTTACTCGTtcgtttgtgaaaaaaagttgtgaCAAATTTGTTACATTTGTTTATTGTGCTGAGATTAAcagtttcttgaaattttttacaaacttttttgtcGGAACGATGACCTATTAaccagatttttcaaatcagaaaaaaaatactttaatATAAGATGAAGATCGTTTTTGTTGaaatcgttatttcgcaaCGTCAAGtgtgtttgaaattaaattaaatcataACAGAGTCAAAAATGCTCACATTTCGCGAACTCAAcacttttaaaattattctaaagttaaaaaattgtaaatttttggccacagtttcgttacgttaacatTACCAACCTCTTTCTAAAGCCTCGCTTGTAATACTTTTGCCCTTCGattatgaaacaagttttttttctttccagccAAAAGTAGAATTACCAGAATATGGCAGCGACGACGATTGTTCTACAAAACCTGAGATCAATGCATTGCCGGGCGGTTTCCTCAGCTTGGACGGAGGCATGGAAGTCCTCCCTACGTACCCACCTTCATATCAAGGTAAGCGAAACGAGAATTGTCCaacgatttcgaaaatcttAGAATTAGTAACATAGCTgtttaattttaacaatttgcTGCTAACTTTTCAGGAAGCGGAATGGACGGAGGAATGGCAGGACCTTCGCACGGGACTGAGTTGAACCAGGAGCAACAGGGTGAGTgaagtttcaaataaataatacggTAGTGCGAGCACCATTACAAACAGCAACAACCTAGCCGTTACATCAAAGTATCGAATGTGAATAGAGAGAAGGAAGGAGAAAAGAGTCTTGACGGTTTGAAATGGTAAGCTCGTGTGTAGCTCGGTAGGTCTTGGTAGGCGGTAGGAGACATTTGACACTCAAGAGGCTGGAGAACGGGCAAAGTCCACACCGAGTGCAGTTTGCAGCTAGTCGGCTGTGTTGTATGAAAGTTTTTATATAACCCAAGatgatttattattaacaaCCGTAATATCCTGTGTgtaaatatttctaaaaattatCTACGTCCCACTCCCTGATGctttgtacataatatatattaaatcgttctttttttttttcgtttttttcgtttttttttttttattattcttatcacATCTTTGTTTTcgttgggtttttttttttttttttttttttctcctcctcctcatacATTCTTCTAATTTTACTTCACATCTCTTTGTTGTCAtgctttttgtaaaaattcatatacCGCAATGCTGTACATAAAACGCTGATTAACGCTATTCGCTTGACaagttgagaaaagaaaaaaagaaaaaaaaaaaagaaaaaaaaagaaagaaatcagCATAAGCAAAACCACATGGTACTTAAGTGTACTCAAAACTCAATGTCCAAATTCATGCTGTTTATCATCTTACGATCATGCTTTTGTGTTCGATAATAGTAATACCCTAAAGCTTAATCAGGACTCGtcgtaggttttttttttttttttttttttttttttgtattttttttttctaatcaaacAATCGCGAAAgaggtaaatttttaaagccaagttttttcaaccaccctaatatataatacttcaTTGCAATTagcatcatttatgaaatttttatggtcagTTTAtaaaggatgaaaattattattttatttctttcatatttgcatattatttCGACGTAGGTAATCTAAATAGGTACTTTCTGCGAGAAATATTCAAGCAGCAGTTTATCAGTAAATTACGTTTATTTGCTATCAATTCACTCGAGTCttccataaaaaaatcgatattgttACATTTCAAGGAAAGAAcatttgttgaaattattattattattatatcaactCAATCGGTAATTGTACAGAATATTTTGTTTACTTGATAATTCTGAGTACCTTGGACGGTGGAAAGGTAGAAGAATTTTGTTTTAGTTACTTTGTAGccgtgacgtcacgatttaTTTTGACATGTCGATAtccgtgatttttttaaaatattatcattaacgtcaaataaaataaaattgcgtttcacaaaaaaaaatcagacaagCTTGAATACGTTTTCTCAAAGTTTTGCTTTAACTTTTTTGACAACCGTTAATGtaaaatcatttctcaaaatc
This is a stretch of genomic DNA from Diprion similis isolate iyDipSimi1 chromosome 9, iyDipSimi1.1, whole genome shotgun sequence. It encodes these proteins:
- the LOC124410141 gene encoding protein bric-a-brac 2-like isoform X3, whose protein sequence is MTDSQQQFCLRWNNFQANITSQFEALRDDEDFVDVTFACDGRRLQAHKVVLSACSPYFKELFKTNPCKHPIIFMRDVEFEHLQSLLEFMYAGEVNISQAELPTFLRTAESLQIRGLTDSQSNRHNNEKHSKTNNIHASNGRGLISPSLDDERSKSPPATSPPPLKRLCKRSDSPQNSSPIPTVPAGATSTQRSRPPIEPHVQLDYKDLDIVEPKVELPEYGSDDDCSTKPEINALPGGFLSLDGGMEVLPTYPPSYQGSGMDGGMAGPSHGTELNQEQQVAVGADGSCGTSATSGGSGSGSGSGGTGPGDPWGSGAEAAAGTWDSPRLCPLCARVYSNNSNLRRHLRSAHATATDLLELTSLQRRPPPPPPPPPLSPLTSVDHRSTTIATAKTATSAILEHLQPTSSFPLNPVQHQLYGDVRGTS